The Daphnia pulex isolate KAP4 chromosome 3, ASM2113471v1 genome includes a region encoding these proteins:
- the LOC124190900 gene encoding uncharacterized protein LOC124190900 isoform X2 produces the protein MNFRFLFVLVTVAVSLSKQDEQEKMFIPSLEIDPQSARILLNSNDFESGSADPWYDSSPSTVHWVVEDFTMPSEVNYPPPIPSSGTKYLRATRDAQLSPGFVILRTVEFMALPGDRITFKFWIRSKYTFGNTLELILAIGDTETTLLTLSSYSTSVNLEWRQASTLIPVPEPTVLTLAFYASCGGNAEDAIAIDDIVLEPSDEITTTGLTTVTSTTTVKPNCAPYFQGNTKVPCWALGNKCYCFTNSNSDNWEQADAFCRTGNMTLLSVETEEEEKLIYNHWQVHPELKSEKYWTSGKFPQKGYNRTYEWATIEPFQRFTYTNWQSGKPGHSDFGYCVYFFMDFDFESGFYWVDYLCNSFYLEYICESV, from the exons atgaattttaggTTTTTATTCGTGCTCGTTACCGTTGCTGTCTCGTTATCAAAACAAGATgaacaagagaaaatgttCATCCCGTCCTTGGAAATCGATCCTCAATCTGCACGAATCCTGTTGAACAGCAACGACTTCGAGAGTGGTTCAGCTGATCCATGGTACGACAGTTCACCATCGACTGTTCATTGGGTTGTCGAAGATTTTACAATGCCGTCAGAAGTCAACTACCCACCTCCTATCCCGTCATCTGGCACTAAATACCTACGGGCAACCCGTGACGCTCAACTTTCTCctggttttgttattttgcgTACAGTCGAATTCATGGCCTTACCAGGCGACCGAATTACTTTCAAATTCTGGATTCGATCAAAATATACCTTTGGCAATACCTTAGAG CTCATTCTGGCCATTGGCGACACTGAAACAACTTTGCTGACATTGTCGAGCTATTCCACTTCCGTAAATTTGGAATGGCGGCAGGCGTCTACCCTCATCCCAGTCCCGGAGCCAACTGTTTTAACG TTGGCATTTTACGCAAGTTGTGGGGGGAATGCAGAAGATGCAATCGCCATTGATGACATTGTTCTAGAACCCAGTGACGAAATTACAACCACTGGATTAACAACCGTtacatcgacgacgacggttaAACCAA ATTGTGCCCCTTATTTCCAAGGAAACACGAAAGTGCCTTGTTGGGCATTAGGAAACAAATGTTATTGTTTCACAAATAGTAAC AGCGATAATTGGGAGCAAGCGGATGCATTCTGCAGAACAGGAAACATGACTTTGCTAAGTGTTGAAactgaagaagaggaaaaactgATTTACAATCACTGGCAAGTCCATCCAG AACTAAAAAGCGAGAAGTATTGGACTTCCGGGAAATTTCCTCAAAAAGGTTATAATCGTACCTATGAATGGGCCACCATAGAGCCTTTCCAACGCTTTACTTACACCAACTGGCAATCGGGTAAACCCGGTCACAGTGATTTTGGATActgcgtttatttttttatggacTTCGACTTTGAGAGTGGATTTTATTGGGTTGATTACTTGTGCAACAGCTTCTACTTGGAATACATTTGTGAATCTGTTTAA
- the LOC124190903 gene encoding uncharacterized protein LOC124190903 gives MSLLNKFFGIKKEVPVVAPHTPVSVTNDTPESGFVMVPNAVESYQLHSGPLPYAINSNASSNQQDISSNKLYDEIPFQFSPAYNSMWLNGSTVKHKPKMLKEIDWDSLCYDFTLEKSILQS, from the exons ATGTCTCTACTTAACAAATTtttcggaataaaaaaagaagtaccTGTAGTTGCACCTCACACCCCAGTCAGTGTTACCAATGATACACCAGAATCTGGTTTTGTTATGGTGCCTAATGCAGTAGAGTCCTATCAACTTCATTCTG GTCCTTTGCCATATGCTATCAATTCAAATGCCTCCAGCAATCAACAGGACATTTCATCTAACAAGCTATATGATGAAATCCCTTTCCAGTTCTCCCCAGCTTACAATTCGATGTGGTTAAATGGTTCCACTGTCAAGCATAAACCTAAAATGCTTAAAGAAATTGACTGGGACTCTCTGTGTTATGATTTTACACTAGAGAAATCTATTTTACAGTCATGA
- the LOC124190891 gene encoding rRNA methyltransferase 1, mitochondrial-like — protein MWSFKASQVVARRWFCKSSISRAGIDLMSLEKKQSPGREEFYFDILYGIHPISCALEAKRRTIETVYYRRDLLNHSGRVKEILERCWEENIKTLPIPASKIDTIVPKGKPHQGLLAKTTRLYYIPTPCTQSIAQLSSEKEASKPVWLLLNEIQDPMNFGSILRSAYFMGCDKIFVTSHKSCSLTPVVSKASSGVMELMPIHSIMNTTEFCQVLKESKWDVVGTGSKTDESNGTACKPTPVGSFQLSNPTLIILGNEGRGLPDELVDLCTHQIYVESRSNLNKNVDSMNVSAAAAVILHSVLNNSNNNRR, from the exons atgTGGTCTTTCAAAGCTTCTCAAGTAGTTGCACGGCGATGGTTTTGTAAAAGTTCCATTTCCAGAGCAGGAATAGATTTGAtgtcattagaaaaaaagcaaagtcCAGGACGTGAAGAGTTTTATTTCGATATTCTGTACGGTATTCATCCAATCAGTTGCGCCCTCGAAGCAAAACGTCGGACCATAGAGACCGTCTACTACCGAAGAGATTTGCTGAACCACAGTGGACGAGTCAAGGAAATACTGGAACGATGTTGGGaggaaaatatcaaaactcTACCGATACCGGCGAGCAAAATTGACACAATTGTACCTAAAGGAAAGCCACATCAAGGGCTACTTGCAAAGACTACTCGTTTGTATTACATACCTACGCCCTGCACTCAGTCTATTGCTCAATTATCCTCTGAGAAAGAGGCTTCCAAACCTGTGTGGCTTCTGCTCAATGAAATACAGGATCCCATGAATTTCGGCTCCATATTAAGGTCAGCTTACTTTATGGGATGTGATAAGATTTTCGTCACTTCTCACAAAAG CTGTTCATTGACTCCAGTTGTAAGCAAAGCCAGTTCTGGGGTCATGGAGCTGATGCCTATCCATTCCATCATGAACACAACTGAATTTTGCCAAGTTTTAAAAGAGTCCAAATGGGATGTTGTGGGAACAGGATCTAAGACTGACGAATCCAACGGGACGGCATGTAAGCCTACTCCAGTTGGTTCATTTCAATTGAGTAATCCAACTCTCATCATATTAG gaaacgAAGGGCGTGGGCTTCCGGACGAACTTGTGGACCTCTGCACCCACCAAATCTACGTTGAATCTCGAAGCAACCTCAATAAGAACGTGGATTCGATGAATGTttccgctgctgccgccgttATCTTGCACAGCGTTCTCAATAATAGCAACAACAATCGCAGATAG
- the LOC124190895 gene encoding uncharacterized protein LOC124190895, with protein sequence MSLVRPFTRKVVPIGVRLFATEPPKVNPTPPKPASAPIPTAKDPVVGPGASKQGPYKNPEYYTYNVMSHYDIEKDMEPFRIPQPSSLKK encoded by the exons ATGTCTTTGGTTCGCCCATTCACGAGAAAA GTGGTGCCTATCGGTGTTCGTCTTTTTGCTACTGAGCCACCGAAAGTGAACCCCACTCCTCCTAAACCAGCTTCTGCACCAATTCCCACAGCAAAAGATCCAg TCGTAGGCCCTGGAGCATCCAAACAAGGACCCTACAAAAATCCAGAGTACTACACTTACAATGTCATGTCTCACTACGATATAGAAAAGGACATGGAACCCTTCAGAATCCCCCAACCATCTAGCCtcaagaagtaa
- the LOC124190900 gene encoding uncharacterized protein LOC124190900 isoform X1 — MNFRFLFVLVTVAVSLSKQDEQEKMFIPSLEIDPQSARILLNSNDFESGSADPWYDSSPSTVHWVVEDFTMPSEVNYPPPIPSSGTKYLRATRDAQLSPGFVILRTVEFMALPGDRITFKFWIRSKYTFGNTLELILAIGDTETTLLTLSSYSTSVNLEWRQASTLIPVPEPTVLTLAFYASCGGNAEDAIAIDDIVLEPSDEITTTGLTTVTSTTTVKPKDCAPYFQGNTKVPCWALGNKCYCFTNSNSDNWEQADAFCRTGNMTLLSVETEEEEKLIYNHWQVHPELKSEKYWTSGKFPQKGYNRTYEWATIEPFQRFTYTNWQSGKPGHSDFGYCVYFFMDFDFESGFYWVDYLCNSFYLEYICESV; from the exons atgaattttaggTTTTTATTCGTGCTCGTTACCGTTGCTGTCTCGTTATCAAAACAAGATgaacaagagaaaatgttCATCCCGTCCTTGGAAATCGATCCTCAATCTGCACGAATCCTGTTGAACAGCAACGACTTCGAGAGTGGTTCAGCTGATCCATGGTACGACAGTTCACCATCGACTGTTCATTGGGTTGTCGAAGATTTTACAATGCCGTCAGAAGTCAACTACCCACCTCCTATCCCGTCATCTGGCACTAAATACCTACGGGCAACCCGTGACGCTCAACTTTCTCctggttttgttattttgcgTACAGTCGAATTCATGGCCTTACCAGGCGACCGAATTACTTTCAAATTCTGGATTCGATCAAAATATACCTTTGGCAATACCTTAGAG CTCATTCTGGCCATTGGCGACACTGAAACAACTTTGCTGACATTGTCGAGCTATTCCACTTCCGTAAATTTGGAATGGCGGCAGGCGTCTACCCTCATCCCAGTCCCGGAGCCAACTGTTTTAACG TTGGCATTTTACGCAAGTTGTGGGGGGAATGCAGAAGATGCAATCGCCATTGATGACATTGTTCTAGAACCCAGTGACGAAATTACAACCACTGGATTAACAACCGTtacatcgacgacgacggttaAACCAA AAGATTGTGCCCCTTATTTCCAAGGAAACACGAAAGTGCCTTGTTGGGCATTAGGAAACAAATGTTATTGTTTCACAAATAGTAAC AGCGATAATTGGGAGCAAGCGGATGCATTCTGCAGAACAGGAAACATGACTTTGCTAAGTGTTGAAactgaagaagaggaaaaactgATTTACAATCACTGGCAAGTCCATCCAG AACTAAAAAGCGAGAAGTATTGGACTTCCGGGAAATTTCCTCAAAAAGGTTATAATCGTACCTATGAATGGGCCACCATAGAGCCTTTCCAACGCTTTACTTACACCAACTGGCAATCGGGTAAACCCGGTCACAGTGATTTTGGATActgcgtttatttttttatggacTTCGACTTTGAGAGTGGATTTTATTGGGTTGATTACTTGTGCAACAGCTTCTACTTGGAATACATTTGTGAATCTGTTTAA
- the LOC124190896 gene encoding protein anon-73B1-like — protein sequence MVAAMMDIEETTFDLFLRYGLFFGAIFQLVCIGAAIFGPEISEAHSKEEISEDSGSEHGSPTNTGHKHSGQHNRRKMDKKKRR from the exons ATGGTG GCCGCAATGATGGATATAGAGGAAACAACGTTTGATCTCTTTCTAAGATATGGACTCTTTTTTGGAGCAATCTTCCAACTGGTGTGCATAGGCGCCGCTATTTTTGGACCAGAGATTTCAGAAGCTCATTccaag GAGGAGATCAGTGAAGATTCTGGTTCTGAACACGGTAGCCCAACCAACACTGGCCACAAGCATTCTGGGCAGCACAATCGTAGAAAAAtggataagaaaaagagaagatga
- the LOC124190902 gene encoding histone chaperone asf1-like, with translation MAKVHIVDVKVLNNPCPFFSPFQFEIVFECIDEIPEDLEWKLTYVGSAESAAHDQILDTVVVGPVPVGKHKFVFQADQPDPEKIPVADAIGVTAVLLTCSYKEHEFVRVGYFVNNDYIDPELKDNPPPVPQFDKMTRNILEEPRVTRFKIDWGGEVLEAANEVEMETQAEMQDNAESSLMEPPLKSYIHSESSHSTMEVV, from the exons atggcgaaAGTTCACATTGTTGATGTCAAAGTGTTGAACAACCCATGCCCATTTTTCAGTCCATTTCAATTTGAGATTGTTTTTGAATGCATCGATGAAATTCCAGAAG ATTTGGAGTGGAAGTTGACGTATGTTGGCTCAGCCGAGAGTGCAGCACATGACCAGATTCTTGATACAGTAGTTGTCGGTCCAGTACCTGTTGGAAAGCACAAGTTTGTGTTTCAAGCTGACCAACCAGACCCTGAAAAGATCCCCGTAGCAGATGCAATTGGAGTAACTGCTGTCTTGTTGACTTGCTCATACAAAGAACATGAATTTGTCAGAGTGGGCTATTTTGTCAACAACGATTATATTGATCCAGAACTGAAAGATAATCCACCTCCTGTTCCTCAATTTGATAAG ATGACACGAAACATTCTTGAAGAACCACGCGTGACCCGATTTAAGATTGATTGGGGTGGAGAAGTTCTTGAAGCAGCCAATGAAGTGGAGATGGAAACCCAAGCTGAAATGCAAGATAACGCTGAAAGCAGTCTTATGGAGCCTCCACTCAAGTCGTACATCCACAGCGAATCCAGTCACAGCACGATGGAAGTAGTATAA